The Acinonyx jubatus isolate Ajub_Pintada_27869175 chromosome D1, VMU_Ajub_asm_v1.0, whole genome shotgun sequence genome includes a window with the following:
- the PRSS23 gene encoding serine protease 23: protein MAGIPGLLLLLLLLLLLCAVGQVSPYGAHWKPTWPAYRLPVVLPQSTLNLGKPDFGAEAKLEVSSSCGPQCHKGTPLPTYEEAKRYLSYETLYANGSRTETQVGIYVLSSGGGQESSGKSRRKRQIYGYDSRFSIFGKDFLLNYPFSTSVKLSTGCTGTLVAEKHVLTAAHCIHDGKTYVKGTQKLRVGFLKPKFKDGGRGANDSSSAMPEKMKFQWIRVKRTHVPKGWIKGNANDIGMDYDYALLELKKPHKRKFMKIGVSPPAKQLPGGRIHFSGYDNDRPGNLVYRFCDVKDETYDLLYQQCDAQPGASGSGVYVRMWKRQQQKWERKIIGIFSGHQWVDMNGSPQDFNVAVRITPLKYAQICYWIKGNYLDCREG, encoded by the coding sequence ATGGCGGGGATTCcagggctcctcctcctcctcctcctcctcctcctcctctgtgctgTGGGGCAGGTGAGCCCCTATGGTGCCCACTGGAAACCCACTTGGCCTGCTTACCGCCTCCCTGTGGTCTTGCCCCAGTCCACCCTCAACTTAGGCAAGCCAGACTTCGGGGCTGAAGCCAAATTGGAGGTGTCCTCCTCGTGTGGACCCCAGTGTCACAAGGGGACTCCACTGCCCACTTATGAAGAGGCCAAACGGTACCTGTCTTATGAAACGCTCTATGCCAATGGCAGCCGCACCGAGACCCAGGTGGGCATTTATGTCCTCAGCAGTGGTGGGGGACAAGAGTCTTCAGGAAAGTCTCGGAGGAAGCGGCAGATTTATGGCTATGACAGCAGATTCAGCATTTTTGGGAAGGACTTCTTGCTCAACTATCCCTTCTCAACATCAGTGAAGTTATCTACAGGCTGTACGGGCACCCTGGTGGCAGAGAAGCATGTGCTCACAGCTGCCCATTGCATACACGATGGGAAAACTTACGTGAAGGGAACCCAGAAACTTCGAGTGGGCTTCCTGAAGCCCAAGTTTAAAGATGGTGGCCGAGGAGCCAACGACTCGAGCTCAGCCATGCCGGAGAAGATGAAGTTTCAGTGGATCCGGGTGAAACGCACCCACGTGCCCAAGGGCTGGATCAAAGGCAATGCCAACGACATCGGTATGGATTATGACTATGCCCTCCTGGAACTGAAAAAACCCCACAAGAGAAAGTTCATGAAGATTGGGGTAAGCCCTCCTGCCAAGCAGCTGCCGGGGGGCAGAATCCACTTCTCTGGTTATGACAATGATCGACCAGGCAATTTGGTGTACCGCTTCTGTGACGTTAAAGATGAGACTTATGACCTCCTCTACCAGCAGTGTGATGCCCAGCCCGGGGCCAGCGGGTCCGGAGTCTATGTGAGGATGTGGAAGCGACAGCAGCAGAAGTGGGAGAGAAAAATTATTGGCATTTTTTCAGGGCACCAGTGGGTAGACATGAATGGTTCTCCACAGGATTTCAACGTGGCTGTTCGAATCACCCCTCTCAAATATGCCCAGATTTGCTATTGGATTAAAGGAAACTACCTGGATTGTAGGGAGGGGTGA